A window from Canis aureus isolate CA01 chromosome 23, VMU_Caureus_v.1.0, whole genome shotgun sequence encodes these proteins:
- the TMEM9B gene encoding transmembrane protein 9B isoform X1 encodes MPVRGPDVEAYCLRCECKYEERSSVTIKVTIIIYLSILGLLLLYMVYLTLVEPILKRRLFGHSQLIQSDDDVGDHQPFANAHDVLARSRSRANVLNKVEYAQQRWKLQVQEQRKSVFDRHVVLS; translated from the exons ATGCCTGTGCGAGGGCCTGATGTAGAAGCCTACTGTCTACGCTGTGAATGCAAATATGAGGAAAGAAGCTCTGTTACAAtcaag GTTACCATTATAATCTATCTCTCCATTTTGGGCCTTCTACTTCTGTACATGGTGTACCTTACCCTGGTTGAACCCATACTGAAGAGACGCCTGTTTGGACACTCACAATTGATACAGAGCGATGATGATGTTGGG GATCACCAGCCTTTTGCAAACGCCCATGATGTGCTGGCCCGCTCCCGCAGTCGAGCCAATGTGCTGAATAAGGTAGAGTATGCACAGCAGCGCTGGAAGCTTCAAGTTCAAGAGCAGCGAAAATCCGTCTTTGACCGTCATGTTGTCCTCAGCTAA